The following proteins come from a genomic window of Aquimarina sp. MAR_2010_214:
- a CDS encoding nuclear transport factor 2 family protein, which produces MRTTIFILLVYLSTSTFTYAQESDKVLIKKTVTYYLDGGTNNDFETLKKAFHSNATMKFISKNGYKEVNALEFFKKVIKPGPKQNRKTNVVSIDVTGNAAQAKLEIEYETFSFIDYMNLLKVDGEWKVVSKIFYRKQKN; this is translated from the coding sequence ATGAGAACAACAATTTTTATCCTACTCGTATACTTAAGTACCTCTACATTTACTTATGCTCAAGAATCAGATAAGGTACTTATCAAAAAAACCGTTACGTATTATCTGGATGGAGGCACAAACAACGATTTTGAAACCTTAAAAAAGGCATTCCATAGCAATGCTACGATGAAATTTATTTCTAAAAACGGGTATAAAGAGGTAAATGCTTTAGAATTCTTTAAAAAAGTAATAAAACCCGGGCCGAAACAAAATCGAAAAACAAATGTTGTATCTATAGATGTAACAGGAAACGCAGCACAAGCAAAACTTGAAATTGAATATGAAACATTTTCATTTATTGATTATATGAATTTATTAAAAGTAGATGGAGAGTGGAAAGTAGTCAGCAAAATATTCTATAGAAAACAAAAAAACTAA
- a CDS encoding IS110 family transposase — MKSIYLGIDISKKTLDICLVDQKSEAFFKIENKIKAIKKLFKQITTLDAEIFIAMENTGLYNYNLYEVLKDYSFNVYVIDPKHIKRSIGLVRGKNDKVDAKRIATFIERNYQDFDCWKPTSEAVQNIKILMSQRRHKVKTRQAIKQQNKELKTVKRTKIISSSMKINLKEIEQINKHIAAIEKLIKEEIANDSVLEKDIERIRTIPGIGSVTAWTLAVKTDGFVRLTNPRKLACFAGVVPFEQQSGTSLKTKPRVSKMADMQLKSVLQMAAMRAVRMDNDLKHFYLRKVEEGKNKMSVLNAVRNKLIHIAMALIKNKSFYENRLVLS; from the coding sequence ATGAAAAGTATTTATTTAGGAATTGACATTAGTAAAAAAACATTAGATATTTGTTTAGTTGATCAGAAATCAGAAGCATTCTTTAAGATTGAAAATAAAATCAAAGCGATTAAAAAACTCTTTAAGCAGATAACTACTTTAGATGCTGAGATCTTTATTGCAATGGAAAATACTGGTCTTTATAATTATAATTTATATGAAGTTTTGAAGGATTATTCATTTAATGTTTATGTGATCGATCCTAAGCACATTAAACGAAGCATCGGTTTAGTTCGTGGTAAGAATGATAAAGTTGATGCTAAGCGCATTGCTACTTTTATTGAAAGGAACTATCAAGATTTTGATTGCTGGAAGCCCACAAGTGAGGCTGTACAAAATATAAAAATACTGATGAGCCAACGTAGACATAAGGTAAAAACTAGACAGGCTATTAAACAACAAAATAAGGAGCTTAAAACAGTTAAAAGGACTAAAATAATAAGTTCCTCAATGAAAATCAATTTAAAAGAAATTGAGCAGATTAATAAACATATAGCGGCTATAGAAAAATTGATTAAAGAGGAGATAGCTAATGATTCTGTTTTGGAAAAGGACATAGAACGTATCAGAACTATACCAGGAATAGGATCAGTTACAGCTTGGACTTTAGCTGTGAAAACTGATGGTTTTGTGCGATTGACTAATCCGAGAAAACTAGCTTGTTTTGCTGGCGTTGTTCCATTCGAACAACAAAGTGGAACAAGTCTAAAGACAAAACCAAGAGTATCAAAAATGGCGGATATGCAACTTAAATCCGTGCTCCAAATGGCAGCTATGAGAGCAGTAAGAATGGATAACGATCTTAAACACTTTTACTTGAGAAAAGTAGAAGAAGGTAAGAACAAAATGAGTGTACTCAATGCTGTTAGAAACAAACTAATACATATCGCAATGGCATTAATAAAAAACAAATCTTTTTATGAAAACCGTTTGGTATTGTCATAG
- a CDS encoding aspartate aminotransferase family protein has product MQDLNAKEVEEAQEALIRYCGEFSPFIVEKAFGSYIYTKDGDAILDFTSGQMCSVFGHNHPKFVEILEKSGDKAIHLLSSILSPPVIDLAKKLTSKLPDSLSKCIFLNTGSESNEVAIRMAKLVTGGFEIIGFSGSWHGMTAGAQSYTYSKTRKGYGPAMSGSLMIPAPYEYRCPIAHCKGSCDHTCLEVGMKMADQQSVGEYAALIAEPLLSAAGMIELKPSYVKRLKELCDERGLLLIFDEAQTALGRLGTTFAFEQYDVVPDFLTLSKTLGGGLPLAAMVTTAEIEEECHNRGFIYVTSHVSDPFCASFGLAAFDILDEQKLAESALEKGKYLKEQLLQLHEKYECIGDVRGNGLLLGVEIVKDRETKIPDDDLGQKICSRCLELGLNMNIVRMKGYGSVFRIAPPLTISIEEIDLGIAILDEAIQDCIQ; this is encoded by the coding sequence ATGCAAGATTTAAATGCTAAAGAAGTAGAAGAGGCCCAGGAAGCACTAATACGGTACTGTGGTGAGTTTTCACCTTTTATTGTCGAAAAGGCTTTTGGAAGCTATATCTATACTAAGGATGGAGATGCGATTCTGGATTTTACCTCTGGTCAAATGTGCTCTGTATTTGGACATAATCACCCTAAATTTGTTGAAATATTAGAAAAATCAGGAGACAAAGCTATTCATTTATTAAGCTCTATCTTGTCTCCTCCGGTTATTGATCTTGCCAAAAAATTAACAAGTAAATTACCCGATAGTCTATCTAAATGTATATTTCTAAACACCGGATCCGAGTCGAACGAGGTAGCTATACGAATGGCAAAATTAGTTACCGGTGGTTTTGAAATCATTGGATTTTCCGGATCCTGGCATGGTATGACGGCGGGAGCGCAATCCTATACCTATTCAAAAACAAGAAAGGGATATGGACCTGCTATGTCGGGTAGTTTGATGATACCAGCACCTTATGAATATCGTTGCCCAATTGCACATTGTAAAGGGAGTTGTGATCATACTTGCCTGGAGGTTGGTATGAAAATGGCTGATCAGCAATCGGTTGGTGAATATGCAGCATTAATAGCCGAACCGTTGTTGAGCGCCGCAGGTATGATTGAATTGAAACCCAGTTATGTTAAAAGGTTAAAAGAATTATGTGATGAACGTGGGTTATTGCTAATATTTGATGAAGCTCAAACTGCATTAGGGCGGCTGGGGACAACTTTTGCTTTTGAACAATATGATGTGGTTCCTGATTTCTTAACCTTATCAAAAACACTAGGAGGGGGGCTTCCTTTGGCAGCTATGGTTACCACAGCAGAAATAGAGGAAGAATGCCATAACAGAGGGTTTATTTATGTAACCTCTCATGTATCTGATCCTTTTTGTGCATCTTTTGGCTTAGCTGCTTTTGACATACTTGATGAACAAAAATTAGCCGAAAGCGCATTGGAAAAAGGAAAATACTTAAAAGAACAATTGCTACAATTACATGAGAAATATGAATGTATAGGAGATGTAAGAGGAAATGGACTTTTATTAGGAGTTGAAATTGTGAAAGATAGGGAAACGAAGATACCAGACGATGATTTGGGTCAAAAAATTTGCAGTAGATGCCTTGAGTTAGGTTTAAATATGAATATAGTTAGAATGAAAGGTTACGGAAGCGTTTTTAGAATTGCTCCGCCATTAACCATAAGTATCGAAGAAATAGATTTAGGAATTGCGATCTTAGATGAAGCAATACAGGATTGTATTCAATAA
- a CDS encoding CPBP family intramembrane glutamic endopeptidase, translated as MKNSSGIRTKYTLLIYFLFTFLISWTGLIFIIGIDGFTGKKEVPDSQIPLLFLAMCAGPFIAGVLANYFEDGKSSFQQLKIRICKWKVKTRWYVIALFSAPLLFGLTYVILSTFSSNFSPILLSTDDLLFLILGGILGGIVAGFFEEIGWTGFAIPKLRTRFNVLSTGLIVGVIWGIWHLPLFMDSDPDGDVPLIILLIIKLVTHLLAFRILMVWVYDHTQSLWIIILMHMSLTASTMIFQPTTTKGIDIVVFNLMFTGLIYVFMIILRYLTLRPTSTGLS; from the coding sequence ATGAAAAACAGTTCAGGTATTCGTACAAAATATACTTTACTTATATACTTCCTATTCACTTTTTTAATTTCATGGACTGGTCTTATTTTTATTATAGGTATTGATGGATTTACCGGAAAGAAAGAAGTACCAGATAGTCAAATTCCATTACTATTTTTGGCTATGTGTGCAGGGCCTTTTATAGCAGGGGTATTAGCCAACTATTTTGAAGATGGTAAAAGCAGTTTTCAACAACTAAAAATTCGAATATGCAAATGGAAAGTAAAAACTCGATGGTATGTGATAGCTCTTTTTTCTGCTCCGCTACTTTTTGGGCTTACCTATGTAATACTGTCTACTTTTTCTTCTAATTTTTCTCCTATCCTTCTCTCTACAGATGATCTTCTCTTTTTAATTCTTGGGGGAATTCTAGGCGGCATTGTAGCTGGTTTTTTTGAAGAGATTGGCTGGACAGGATTTGCGATACCTAAATTGAGGACGCGTTTCAATGTACTCTCTACAGGATTAATCGTTGGTGTTATATGGGGAATATGGCATTTGCCTCTTTTTATGGACAGCGATCCCGACGGTGATGTTCCATTAATAATCTTATTGATCATAAAGCTCGTTACACATTTACTAGCTTTTAGAATTTTGATGGTCTGGGTATATGATCACACTCAAAGTTTATGGATCATAATTCTTATGCACATGTCTCTAACGGCAAGCACAATGATATTTCAACCTACAACAACAAAAGGGATTGATATCGTTGTTTTTAACCTTATGTTTACCGGATTGATTTATGTGTTTATGATTATACTAAGGTATCTCACCCTTCGGCCCACTTCGACAGGCCTGTCCTGA
- a CDS encoding AraC family transcriptional regulator: protein MDLERQLLFLFSALGALNGFLLSFYFAFFSKKKGLSNYFLSALLFVLSVRILKSVFLYFNPELSEVFIQIGLAACALIGPFLYLYTKNLIVEPNSNSWWLFHVIPVLVVVVLLSVIFPFWEHKKLWSGFLVKIIYLQWLLYIVFTAIHLKPVFNALFSKEHKIKQIEIWVLSVFGGVSIIWMGYNIGSYTSYIVGALSFSFVFFLFILFWVLKRNKTSLFFEETIKYADKKIDLDEASEFQIKLDDIIKEKELFKNPDLKLADVSKQLHVLPHYLSQFLNDNLGKSFPLFINEYRIKEAKQLLINEDNYTTEAVGYECGFNSKSTFYTTFKKIVGKTPAAYKKEVA from the coding sequence ATGGATTTAGAACGTCAATTATTATTTCTCTTTAGTGCACTAGGAGCGTTAAATGGTTTTTTGCTAAGTTTTTATTTTGCTTTCTTTTCTAAGAAAAAGGGACTGTCTAATTATTTCTTGTCGGCACTTTTATTTGTACTAAGTGTACGAATACTAAAATCTGTTTTCCTTTATTTTAACCCAGAATTATCTGAAGTATTTATACAAATAGGACTTGCTGCCTGTGCATTAATAGGTCCCTTTTTATATCTATATACCAAAAATTTAATAGTTGAGCCTAACAGCAATAGTTGGTGGCTTTTTCATGTTATTCCTGTTCTGGTAGTAGTTGTTCTATTAAGTGTTATTTTTCCTTTTTGGGAACATAAAAAATTGTGGTCTGGATTCTTAGTCAAAATCATTTATTTGCAATGGCTGTTGTATATAGTATTTACAGCGATTCATTTAAAACCAGTTTTTAATGCTTTGTTTTCAAAAGAACATAAAATAAAACAAATAGAAATTTGGGTTTTAAGTGTATTTGGTGGAGTATCTATTATCTGGATGGGGTATAATATCGGATCTTATACATCGTATATCGTAGGTGCACTTTCGTTTTCGTTTGTATTTTTCCTTTTCATCTTATTTTGGGTATTGAAAAGAAATAAAACGTCTTTGTTTTTTGAAGAGACCATTAAATATGCAGATAAAAAGATTGATCTTGATGAAGCAAGTGAATTTCAAATCAAATTAGATGATATAATTAAAGAAAAGGAGCTGTTTAAAAATCCAGATCTAAAACTAGCAGATGTTTCTAAACAACTACATGTTTTACCACACTATTTATCTCAGTTTCTAAATGACAACCTAGGCAAAAGCTTCCCTTTGTTTATTAATGAATATAGAATTAAGGAAGCTAAGCAACTTTTGATTAATGAAGATAATTACACTACAGAAGCTGTTGGTTATGAATGTGGATTTAATTCGAAATCAACATTTTATACTACCTTTAAAAAAATAGTAGGTAAAACTCCTGCTGCCTATAAAAAAGAAGTAGCATAA
- a CDS encoding sterol desaturase family protein: MQTLDHLHKLHNPFYFWGLLLVANVVMFLCTILISHLWSSFYRHKKLPIKKKDVTLSIVIMMINVLVAIPGYLLFINSNITFTDVNPIRDFIVLFVVVDFVMYLFHYASHYIWPFTLAHEKHHQHYSFNEISLYVMHPLEAILFGCILTLLPFVLSLNFYSFIFFLFFNWLIGVLSHLNTSSTKEVLLFGNNVFHRDHHEYSKYNFGFYTVIWDRVFGTYYKKE; this comes from the coding sequence TTGCAAACGTTAGATCATCTTCATAAATTACATAACCCCTTCTATTTCTGGGGACTACTACTCGTGGCTAATGTAGTCATGTTTTTGTGCACTATTCTGATTAGTCATCTTTGGTCTTCTTTTTATCGACATAAAAAATTACCTATCAAAAAGAAAGATGTTACGCTATCTATTGTAATTATGATGATTAATGTACTAGTTGCTATTCCCGGATACCTACTTTTTATCAACTCCAACATAACATTTACAGATGTTAATCCTATACGGGATTTTATAGTACTCTTTGTGGTTGTTGATTTTGTGATGTACCTATTTCATTATGCCTCTCACTATATTTGGCCATTTACACTAGCACACGAAAAACACCATCAACATTACAGTTTTAATGAGATTAGCCTCTATGTGATGCATCCCCTGGAAGCCATTCTTTTTGGTTGTATACTAACCCTACTCCCATTTGTATTATCTCTTAATTTTTATAGTTTTATTTTCTTTCTATTCTTTAATTGGTTGATTGGAGTACTATCCCACCTAAATACATCTTCGACTAAAGAAGTCCTATTATTCGGTAATAATGTTTTTCACAGAGATCATCATGAGTATTCTAAATACAATTTTGGATTTTATACCGTGATCTGGGATAGGGTTTTTGGTACGTACTATAAGAAAGAATAA
- a CDS encoding fibronectin type III domain-containing protein, with translation MGIIILSCNTDETISPDTQAPTVPTNLTVSNIINVSLDLRWNASTDNIEVTEYEVYQDEVNIGTSKDTTYSVSGLTANTTYSFTVKAKDAAGNISGASNVVNATTTNTNAVQYTLTTNTTGQGTVSEGGIYNSGTPVTVTATPASGWDFSGWSGALSGNTNPTSITMNSDKAVTATFTKAPVTSTSTEKYRLTWRGNTSTTMVVGWNQVRGTNPVVHYGTTDFGSNAGSYPLSKTVDRTVSSKGMNNNYARLTGLQADTAYYFVIKDSEGVSKRFWFKTAPSDPNTRLSIVAGGDSRNNRTPRQNANKLVAKIRPHAVLFGGDMTSSSSSSQWQNWFEDWQLTIGSDGRMIPVVAARGNHEKSNDIRDLFDIPTAAGGEYYALSFGGSLMRTYTLNTEVTPAGTQGTWLANDLTSNSANHTWAVAQYHRATRPHEPGKSEQNDQYEAWSKPFYTHAVQLVMESDSHVVKRTWPIKPSTGSGSDEGFVRVDSDPKRAIYVGEGCWGAPLRNASDTKNWTRAAGSFNQFKWLWIDKNKIELRTIKVDNASSVGQLSDNNLFVLPTNIDIWNPTGGSVVTVDNPH, from the coding sequence ATGGGCATAATAATTCTCTCATGCAATACCGATGAGACTATATCCCCCGATACACAAGCACCAACAGTTCCTACAAACTTAACGGTTTCTAATATTATTAATGTATCATTAGATCTTAGATGGAATGCTTCTACAGATAATATAGAAGTTACCGAATATGAGGTATATCAAGATGAAGTAAATATTGGCACATCAAAAGATACTACCTATAGTGTAAGTGGTCTTACAGCCAATACTACGTATAGCTTTACTGTAAAAGCTAAAGATGCTGCAGGTAATATATCTGGTGCTAGCAACGTAGTTAATGCTACTACTACTAATACAAATGCCGTTCAATATACCTTAACAACCAATACAACAGGACAAGGAACAGTAAGTGAAGGAGGAATCTATAACTCAGGAACCCCAGTTACCGTTACCGCTACTCCTGCATCAGGATGGGATTTTAGTGGGTGGTCTGGTGCTTTATCAGGTAATACAAACCCAACATCCATCACGATGAATTCTGATAAGGCCGTAACAGCAACCTTTACCAAAGCTCCAGTTACCAGTACTTCAACAGAAAAGTATCGATTAACCTGGAGAGGTAATACATCTACCACTATGGTTGTAGGATGGAATCAGGTACGAGGAACGAATCCTGTGGTACATTATGGTACTACGGATTTTGGTAGTAATGCAGGATCATACCCGCTTAGTAAAACTGTAGATAGAACAGTTTCTAGTAAAGGAATGAATAATAATTATGCTAGATTAACAGGGCTTCAAGCAGATACTGCTTATTATTTTGTGATCAAGGATAGTGAAGGAGTTTCTAAAAGATTCTGGTTTAAGACTGCGCCTAGTGATCCTAATACCCGATTATCAATTGTAGCAGGAGGAGATTCTCGAAACAATCGTACTCCAAGACAAAATGCTAATAAACTTGTAGCTAAGATTAGACCACATGCCGTACTTTTTGGAGGAGATATGACAAGTTCTTCATCGAGTTCTCAATGGCAAAACTGGTTTGAGGACTGGCAATTAACTATTGGTTCTGATGGAAGGATGATTCCTGTTGTTGCCGCACGAGGTAATCATGAGAAATCGAATGATATCAGAGATCTTTTTGATATTCCTACCGCAGCTGGAGGAGAATACTATGCGTTGAGTTTTGGAGGTAGTTTGATGAGAACCTATACCTTAAACACAGAGGTAACCCCAGCAGGTACACAAGGAACTTGGTTAGCTAATGATTTAACGTCTAACTCTGCTAATCACACATGGGCAGTAGCACAGTATCATAGAGCAACCAGACCTCATGAGCCTGGTAAATCAGAACAAAATGATCAGTATGAAGCATGGTCTAAACCTTTTTACACTCATGCTGTACAATTGGTGATGGAAAGTGATTCTCACGTAGTGAAACGTACCTGGCCAATCAAACCTTCGACAGGTTCAGGAAGTGATGAAGGGTTTGTGAGAGTAGATTCAGATCCAAAAAGAGCTATCTATGTTGGAGAAGGATGTTGGGGAGCTCCCTTACGTAATGCTTCTGATACTAAGAACTGGACAAGAGCAGCGGGATCATTTAATCAGTTTAAGTGGTTATGGATCGATAAAAACAAGATAGAACTTAGAACTATTAAAGTAGATAATGCGAGTAGTGTTGGGCAATTAAGTGATAACAACTTGTTTGTTTTACCTACCAATATTGATATATGGAACCCTACAGGAGGTAGTGTTGTGACTGTCGATAATCCGCATTAA
- a CDS encoding AraC family transcriptional regulator yields MECATIHYDKRHFFPMHLHPDRYTFCYIINGSANLICKDAMFTLKSGDLVVIPPYIAHQTLIENFFHYKVIRVPKLYSFNNSSSNRLGLTIIQNCYSYKNHFDTWFESIMTNNKNFDARDSEETKVPDIFKHFLVSNSTNSTKSKLIIKKALVHFKNHYNRSILVEELLDITCLSDSHFQRLFKTNIGISPIRYLQNLRIEKAKEYIKTKDSFTDIAYDTGFFDQSHFNKYFKMNVGMIPKKYADLVKND; encoded by the coding sequence ATGGAATGTGCCACTATACATTATGATAAAAGACACTTTTTTCCAATGCATTTGCATCCGGATCGCTATACATTTTGCTATATCATAAATGGAAGTGCAAATCTTATATGTAAAGATGCTATGTTTACTCTAAAATCGGGGGATTTGGTGGTGATTCCTCCTTATATTGCACATCAGACATTAATAGAAAATTTCTTTCATTACAAGGTGATTAGGGTTCCGAAATTGTATTCTTTTAACAATAGTTCTAGCAATCGATTAGGCTTAACAATAATACAGAATTGTTATTCTTATAAAAACCATTTTGATACTTGGTTCGAATCGATTATGACAAATAATAAGAATTTTGATGCCAGAGATAGTGAAGAAACTAAAGTTCCGGATATATTTAAACACTTTTTGGTTAGTAATAGCACGAATTCAACGAAGTCAAAACTCATTATAAAAAAGGCATTGGTGCATTTTAAAAATCATTATAACCGATCCATACTTGTCGAAGAGTTATTAGATATAACCTGTTTAAGTGATAGCCATTTTCAACGTCTTTTTAAAACTAATATAGGAATTTCGCCTATTCGCTACCTTCAAAATCTACGAATTGAAAAAGCTAAAGAGTACATAAAAACTAAAGACAGTTTTACCGATATTGCATATGATACGGGTTTTTTTGATCAAAGTCATTTTAATAAATACTTCAAAATGAATGTAGGCATGATTCCAAAAAAATATGCCGATTTGGTTAAAAATGATTGA
- a CDS encoding DUF4440 domain-containing protein — MKSLLSIVLLIFVCNQVLGQTYIGDKTEIKQLLENGKNFSKYVNTSDYKMIGESYTEDAKIFPNNLKIIEGTEGILGYWRLPEGIQIINHKIDPIEIKIIGNEAYDYGTYQGTTKKANGEEMTWKGKYVIVWKKVGKNWKIYLDIWNSIK, encoded by the coding sequence ATGAAATCGTTATTATCTATTGTACTTCTCATATTTGTTTGTAATCAAGTTCTAGGGCAAACCTATATTGGAGATAAAACAGAGATTAAACAACTATTAGAAAATGGTAAAAATTTTTCTAAATATGTGAATACTTCAGATTATAAAATGATCGGTGAATCGTATACTGAAGATGCTAAAATATTTCCTAATAATTTAAAAATTATTGAAGGAACAGAAGGTATATTAGGCTATTGGAGGCTTCCGGAGGGAATACAAATTATTAATCATAAAATTGACCCTATTGAAATTAAAATCATTGGCAATGAAGCATATGATTATGGTACCTATCAAGGCACTACAAAAAAAGCTAACGGAGAAGAAATGACCTGGAAAGGGAAATATGTAATTGTCTGGAAAAAAGTAGGGAAAAACTGGAAAATATATTTAGATATATGGAATTCTATTAAGTGA
- a CDS encoding DUF2293 domain-containing protein has translation MATTSQNIFLTKKEKLRCTQCGKRILVGKSFVAESEKHKGTCFSCSPFGGYVLLPPGDAAMTRRSKKYSTLCGVVWAWNQRRKRYERQGQLVEEIAIEKAKIECEKDQGIRAEKNRKAAIVREHQDKEYIINFAIAIRSRYPNCPTKREFDIAKHACEKYSGRVGRTANAKEFDVKMIDLAVEAHIRHTETNYDDQFGKGKRKKEIRIDVRSDINQILRRWKK, from the coding sequence TTGGCTACAACCTCTCAGAATATATTTCTAACGAAGAAAGAAAAACTTCGATGTACACAATGTGGTAAACGCATTCTTGTTGGGAAGTCATTTGTAGCAGAAAGCGAAAAACACAAAGGAACCTGTTTTAGTTGTTCTCCGTTTGGTGGGTATGTATTATTACCGCCAGGAGATGCTGCAATGACCCGTAGATCTAAGAAATATTCTACCTTGTGCGGGGTAGTATGGGCATGGAATCAACGTCGTAAACGCTATGAGCGACAAGGGCAATTGGTAGAAGAAATCGCAATAGAGAAAGCAAAAATAGAATGTGAGAAAGATCAGGGGATCCGTGCAGAAAAAAATAGAAAAGCAGCTATAGTGCGAGAACATCAAGACAAAGAATATATTATTAATTTTGCCATAGCTATTAGAAGTCGGTACCCCAATTGTCCAACAAAACGGGAGTTTGATATAGCAAAACATGCATGCGAGAAATATAGTGGTAGAGTAGGACGTACAGCAAATGCAAAGGAGTTTGACGTTAAAATGATTGATCTGGCAGTAGAAGCTCATATACGGCATACCGAAACTAATTATGATGATCAGTTTGGTAAAGGAAAACGTAAAAAAGAAATCCGAATAGATGTGCGATCAGATATCAATCAGATACTAAGACGCTGGAAAAAGTAA
- a CDS encoding type 1 glutamine amidotransferase domain-containing protein — MRNSIVPFLVIFLFLGCSVSSKDKILFVTSNQHTYGNTNLKTANHFAEIVLAYDVFIKSGYQVDFVSPEGGEIPIGYINNSNPIQKKYLDDVNFMNLLKNTYTPEAINAKDYKAVYYSGGGAAMFGVPENKAIQGISRKIYENTGIVSAICHGTAGIVNLKLTNGKYLYAEKEVNGFADAFENKNKAYYKTFPFSIEEAITKNGGDFTYSKKGWDNHYIVDGRLVTGQDPTASVSVAQQVVAILKKTSNK, encoded by the coding sequence ATGAGAAATAGTATAGTACCATTTTTGGTGATTTTTCTTTTTTTAGGATGTTCAGTATCATCAAAAGATAAGATTTTGTTTGTCACTTCTAATCAGCATACCTACGGAAACACAAATCTGAAAACCGCAAATCATTTTGCAGAAATCGTTTTAGCATATGATGTATTTATAAAATCGGGTTATCAGGTTGATTTTGTAAGTCCAGAAGGTGGCGAAATTCCGATAGGGTATATAAATAACTCGAATCCGATTCAAAAAAAATATTTAGACGATGTCAATTTTATGAATTTACTTAAAAATACGTATACCCCTGAAGCCATTAATGCAAAAGACTATAAAGCAGTTTATTATAGTGGTGGTGGGGCAGCCATGTTTGGAGTTCCTGAGAATAAAGCCATACAGGGTATCTCAAGGAAAATTTATGAAAATACAGGAATTGTATCAGCTATTTGCCACGGAACGGCAGGAATTGTAAATTTAAAGCTAACAAATGGAAAATATCTATATGCAGAAAAAGAGGTAAATGGTTTTGCCGATGCTTTTGAAAATAAAAATAAAGCGTATTATAAAACCTTTCCCTTTTCTATTGAAGAAGCCATTACAAAAAATGGTGGAGATTTTACCTATTCTAAAAAGGGATGGGATAATCATTATATAGTTGATGGTAGATTAGTTACGGGACAAGATCCTACAGCTTCGGTATCTGTCGCACAACAAGTTGTAGCAATACTTAAGAAAACAAGCAATAAATAA
- a CDS encoding cold-shock protein encodes MNKGTVKFFNDAKGFGFITEEGASKDHFVHISGLVDEIREGDEVEFDLQEGNKGLNAVNVKVI; translated from the coding sequence ATGAATAAAGGAACAGTAAAATTCTTCAATGACGCTAAAGGTTTTGGATTTATCACTGAAGAAGGTGCTAGCAAAGACCATTTTGTACACATTTCTGGATTAGTAGACGAAATTCGTGAAGGCGATGAAGTAGAATTTGATCTACAAGAAGGTAACAAAGGATTAAACGCGGTAAACGTAAAAGTTATCTAA